Genomic DNA from Noviherbaspirillum saxi:
GACACTTATCAAGAACGTGCTGCCTACGATCCAATGCTGACCCGTCCAGCGCTGGACTTCTGCTCGCAGGCATATCGAGCCGGTAAAGATGCCACGGACCCTATGATCTCTCCGCTGAACGCACAGCTTTCTGGACTGCCGTCCATGTTTATTCAGGTGGGGACCGACGAGGTATTGTTAAGCGATTCACTTGAGTTTGCTCGACGTGCTGCGCTTGCCGGACTTGACGTCCGTCTGCATGTTTGGCAGGACATGGTTCACGCATGGCCGCTATTCCATACGTCCCTTCCATCGGCAGGCTTAGCCGCCATTGATGAGGCTGGTGCGTGGATTGCTGAAAGACTGAGGGAGCGCTAGCAACGCATTGCGGGCCTACCATGTAGCGCGATCTTTCGGACGGCATGGTGACCCGCGCTAAATTATTTGGCTGAAGATCCAACGAAGCGCACGACGGTAGGGGCGGAAGGGAGAGTTTAGATAAACTGTTTTTTGAAGCGCTGCAGCAGAGTCGGATTTCTCCTGTCTTCTTTACTTGCCGATTACATCAAGAAGGGCCCGGTCGATTGGCAGCCGCTTGAACATACTGATGTCGGTACCGCCGGTATTGCCGGTTGGGACTATGCCGATGGCAGATCCGAGTGCACCAAGCACGATACGAACTCCCTGTCCGAACACTTCTCTTGCCGACCTGTGCCTTACTCCGATCTTTAGCATCCACCAGTGCGATATAACGTGAGGAATCACATATCGTTGTCCCAGAACATGCGCTACCTCTAAATGTTTGAATGCCTGCTTGAACTCTCCTCGCCGGTAAAGTCCTATGGCAGCCGCCATCTCGGAGCTAAATGCCTGCTTTAATTCATGCTTCATGAGTGATCCTTAGGTTATACAGCGGTTACATGCCATCGGCGTTTGCATCGCCGCTGTCCCGATATTGATTCCTATTCGCTGCCACTGATACCAGAGAGGCAAGCAGCGAATTCCTGCATATGTACATATTAAAAACCCTATAGCTACTACAGAGTCAAGCACAATCCGAGATCTGCTAATTATCTTTCCGCGGACGTAAATATCAGTTAAAAATTGACAGAATTTTCTCTCCAGCGAAACGCTCCAAGCGTCGTTTCTCTTGAGAAAGTTCATGAAATGAATCCATCTCCCATCCCTCGTGCGGGCACTAACGATCGCCTTAGCTCTTTCCGGATGCGGTGGGACAGATGTAGTTGAACTGCGAACGCTCAGGCGAAGCGGAAAACGATCTCAAGATCTATGGCTGGACACCGGCGTTGTCCCGCGCGGAATTGCTTGATATCTATGCCAATGACTTGATAAGTCTGATAGCTTTCCGCACAATCCGTGCACAAGCAATCAGGCATAACTCTCGGTCAGTTTCTTCGTCATCGATCCGATCAGCGCAATCATCTCGATATTGGTCGCGGCGCATGCCAGTCCTACTCTGCGCTTGAAGTCACTCTCAAAGCTGATTGGCCGAATCACGACATTTTTCAGTCCGTCGCAATGCGATTGCGGCACCACCGAAATACCGACTCCCAGTTCCACCAGGCCGAGCACGGCTTCTTCGCGCGTGGCCGAAGCGCGGATATCCGGCCGGATGTTTTTCTGGATCAGCAACTGTGTAAACATCTGATGCAGAACACAATAAGGCCGCTCGATCAAAGGTGCATCGTTCAGATCGGTCAATTCGAAATGTGTCTTGAAGCGCAGCGGATGCGTGTCGGGAACGATCACTACATAATCCTCTTCCCATAGCAGCTGCATCCATTCGGTATCGAGCCTGCAACTTTCCGAAACAAGCTTCAGATCGAAGGCTTCTCCTTCCTGCGTCAGTTTCAGTTTCATCGTCGGCAAATGTTCATACAGCATTGCGATCAGCGGTCCGGCGCGATGCACCGGCAGGTCGTCCTGGATCCGTACACGCATTTCGCGCTGCGGCGGCTCGCGAAAGCCATGCAAGATGGCGAGCGACTCAGCCAGCAATGCCTTCGCCCGCGGATAAAGCTTTTCGCCATCGGCCGTCGGAGTGAGTCCGTTCTTTGCGCGCTCGAACAATTGGGTACCGAGTGACGATTCCAGGTTCTGGATCGCGGCACTGATCGACGGCTGCGCAATATAGGACCGTTTGGCGGCGCCTGTAATGGAGCGTTCTTCATAGGCGGCGACAAAGTACTTCAAGGCGCGTAAATCGAACATGCCGGTCTCCATTCG
This window encodes:
- a CDS encoding DUF3703 domain-containing protein, whose protein sequence is MKHELKQAFSSEMAAAIGLYRRGEFKQAFKHLEVAHVLGQRYVIPHVISHWWMLKIGVRHRSAREVFGQGVRIVLGALGSAIGIVPTGNTGGTDISMFKRLPIDRALLDVIGK
- a CDS encoding LysR family transcriptional regulator, yielding MFDLRALKYFVAAYEERSITGAAKRSYIAQPSISAAIQNLESSLGTQLFERAKNGLTPTADGEKLYPRAKALLAESLAILHGFREPPQREMRVRIQDDLPVHRAGPLIAMLYEHLPTMKLKLTQEGEAFDLKLVSESCRLDTEWMQLLWEEDYVVIVPDTHPLRFKTHFELTDLNDAPLIERPYCVLHQMFTQLLIQKNIRPDIRASATREEAVLGLVELGVGISVVPQSHCDGLKNVVIRPISFESDFKRRVGLACAATNIEMIALIGSMTKKLTESYA